One segment of Gilliamella sp. ESL0441 DNA contains the following:
- a CDS encoding pyridoxal phosphate-dependent aminotransferase, which yields MKNFQKSNKLDHVCYDIRGPILEHAKRLEEEGQTILKLNIGNPAPFGFAAPDELLVDVIRNLPSSQGYSDSKGLYSARKAIMQHYQARGITSLDVEDIFIGNGVSELIVQSMQALLNSGDEILVPMPDYPLWTAAISLSGGSAVHYLCDEEANWSPDLEDIKRKITPKTKGIVIINPNNPTGAVYSKQLLLDIAEIARQNNLIIFADEIYDKILYDDAVHHSIAALAPDLFVVTMSGLSKTYRVAGFRQGWMALCGPKQHVKGYIEGLNMLASMRLCANVPLQHAIQGALGGYQSINEFIVPGGRLYDQCMLAWRMLNDIPGVSCTKPQGALYLFPKLDQQKFNIHNDQKLVLDFLLQEKVLLVQGSGFNWHKPDHVRIVALPHIGELQDAIERFAKFLSNYQQ from the coding sequence ATGAAAAATTTCCAAAAATCAAATAAATTGGATCATGTCTGTTACGACATCCGTGGACCAATTCTTGAGCATGCAAAGCGTCTTGAAGAAGAAGGTCAAACTATACTAAAACTCAATATTGGAAATCCTGCCCCTTTTGGTTTTGCCGCACCTGATGAATTATTAGTTGATGTCATCCGTAATTTGCCTTCTTCACAAGGATATTCCGATTCAAAAGGACTTTACTCTGCACGTAAAGCTATTATGCAACACTATCAAGCCAGAGGAATAACAAGTTTAGATGTCGAAGACATTTTTATCGGCAATGGAGTTTCTGAACTTATCGTACAATCGATGCAAGCATTGCTCAATAGCGGTGATGAAATCTTAGTTCCTATGCCAGATTATCCATTATGGACAGCTGCAATTAGTTTATCTGGTGGTAGTGCTGTTCATTACCTTTGCGATGAAGAAGCCAATTGGTCGCCCGATTTAGAGGATATTAAAAGAAAGATCACCCCTAAAACCAAAGGAATTGTCATTATTAATCCTAATAACCCAACTGGTGCCGTTTATAGTAAACAACTTTTACTTGATATTGCAGAAATTGCACGTCAAAACAATCTTATTATTTTTGCTGACGAAATTTACGACAAAATTTTATATGATGATGCTGTTCATCATTCAATAGCCGCTTTAGCGCCCGATTTATTTGTCGTAACCATGAGCGGACTATCCAAAACTTATCGTGTTGCAGGTTTTAGGCAAGGATGGATGGCACTTTGTGGCCCGAAACAACATGTAAAAGGATACATTGAGGGGCTAAATATGTTGGCGTCAATGCGATTATGCGCCAATGTACCATTGCAACATGCCATTCAAGGTGCGCTTGGCGGTTATCAAAGTATTAATGAATTTATTGTTCCTGGTGGTCGTTTATATGATCAATGTATGCTTGCATGGCGCATGTTAAATGATATCCCAGGGGTAAGTTGTACTAAACCACAAGGCGCATTGTACTTATTTCCTAAACTTGATCAGCAAAAATTTAATATTCACAATGATCAGAAATTGGTTTTAGATTTTCTATTGCAAGAGAAAGTTCTTTTAGTACAAGGCAGTGGTTTCAACTGGCATAAACCCGATCATGTCAGAATTGTTGCGCTTCCACATATAGGTGAATTACAAGACGCTATTGAACGTTTTGCTAAATTTTTATCAAATTATCAACAATAA
- a CDS encoding PFL family protein: protein METKQILETIKMIEEEKLDIRTITMGISLLDCIDSDGEKARQKIYDKITKLAKNLVKVGDQITSEFGIPIINKRISVTPISLIAGASNDSDYVAFAKTLDQAAKAVGVNFIGGFSALVQKGYHKGDEILIKSIPQALAQTERVCSSVNVGSTQTGINMDAVKQMGHIIKEAAALTADNSSMACAKLVVFANAVEDNPFMAGAFHGVGEADCVINVGVSGPGVVKRALEKVKGQPFDVVAETIKKTAFKITRMGQLVGKEASERLGVKFGIVDLSLAPTPAIGDSVAHILEEMGLEVVGTHGTTAALAMLNDAVKKGGVMACGHVGGLSGAFIPVSEDAGMIDAVNKGALNLEKLEAMTCVCSVGLDMIAIPGDTPAETISAIIADEAAIGVINHKTTAVRIIPAVGLTVGDNIEFGGLLGHAPVMPVNKYSSFDFINRGGRIPAPIHSFKN, encoded by the coding sequence ATGGAAACCAAACAGATCCTCGAAACAATTAAAATGATTGAGGAAGAAAAGCTTGATATTCGCACAATAACCATGGGTATTTCTTTGCTTGATTGTATTGATAGCGATGGTGAAAAAGCCCGTCAAAAAATCTATGACAAAATTACTAAATTAGCCAAAAATTTAGTAAAAGTTGGTGATCAAATTACGTCTGAATTTGGTATTCCAATTATTAATAAACGTATCTCTGTTACACCAATATCCTTAATTGCAGGAGCAAGTAATGATAGTGATTATGTTGCGTTCGCAAAAACACTTGATCAAGCTGCTAAAGCGGTGGGGGTGAACTTTATTGGTGGATTTTCGGCGTTAGTGCAGAAAGGTTACCATAAAGGTGATGAAATTTTGATTAAATCCATCCCACAAGCTCTTGCCCAAACAGAACGCGTTTGTTCATCGGTTAACGTAGGTTCTACGCAAACCGGTATCAACATGGATGCCGTAAAACAGATGGGGCATATTATTAAAGAGGCGGCCGCATTAACGGCGGATAATAGCAGTATGGCTTGTGCAAAATTAGTTGTGTTTGCTAATGCTGTTGAGGACAATCCGTTTATGGCTGGGGCTTTTCATGGTGTAGGCGAAGCAGATTGTGTCATTAATGTAGGTGTCAGTGGGCCTGGTGTGGTTAAGCGAGCACTCGAAAAAGTAAAAGGTCAACCTTTTGATGTGGTTGCGGAAACAATCAAAAAAACGGCTTTTAAAATTACCCGTATGGGACAACTTGTTGGTAAAGAGGCTTCGGAGCGTTTAGGCGTTAAATTTGGTATTGTTGATTTATCTTTAGCGCCAACGCCTGCAATAGGTGATTCAGTTGCCCATATTTTAGAAGAAATGGGACTGGAAGTGGTTGGAACCCATGGTACAACGGCGGCGTTGGCGATGCTTAATGATGCTGTCAAAAAAGGTGGGGTCATGGCATGTGGTCATGTAGGTGGTTTAAGTGGGGCATTTATTCCTGTGTCAGAAGATGCTGGGATGATTGATGCGGTAAATAAGGGGGCACTCAATTTAGAAAAATTAGAAGCAATGACCTGTGTTTGTTCGGTCGGGCTTGATATGATTGCTATTCCGGGTGATACACCAGCTGAAACGATATCTGCTATTATTGCAGATGAAGCAGCAATCGGCGTCATCAATCATAAGACCACTGCTGTTCGCATCATTCCTGCGGTTGGTTTAACAGTGGGTGATAATATTGAATTTGGTGGGTTATTGGGTCATGCACCTGTGATGCCAGTAAATAAATATAGTTCATTTGATTTTATTAATCGTGGTGGGCGTATTCCTGCTCCGATTCACTCTTTCAAAAACTAA
- the tcdA gene encoding tRNA cyclic N6-threonylcarbamoyladenosine(37) synthase TcdA yields the protein MHNTFSDSYFQRFSGIARLYGQSALSCFARAHICVIGIGGVGSWVAESLARSGIGQITLIDMDDVCVTNTNRQIHALTTNIGKAKTAVMAERILQINPECIVNQIDDFINIDNVSDYLGAQNLPRYDYIIDAIDSVRDKAAVLNYCRRQKLKVITIGGAGGQKDPTQIKIADLAKTIQDPLAAKLRERLKNDYKLNKDSKGKYSIPCVYSTEQLTYPAENGQICFTKSEAHGTKKMDCESGFGAVTTVTASFGFVAVSYVLDKLSKI from the coding sequence ATGCATAACACATTTTCTGACAGTTATTTTCAACGTTTTAGTGGCATTGCTCGGTTGTATGGTCAATCCGCATTGTCGTGTTTTGCTCGTGCACATATTTGTGTAATAGGGATTGGTGGTGTTGGTTCTTGGGTAGCTGAATCCCTTGCTCGCAGTGGTATCGGGCAAATTACTTTGATTGATATGGATGATGTCTGTGTGACTAATACCAATCGCCAGATTCATGCTTTAACCACAAATATAGGTAAAGCTAAAACCGCCGTCATGGCTGAGCGAATATTACAAATTAATCCTGAATGTATTGTTAATCAAATTGATGACTTTATAAACATTGATAATGTTTCAGATTATTTAGGTGCTCAAAACTTGCCTCGTTATGATTATATCATTGATGCTATTGATAGTGTGCGTGATAAAGCGGCCGTGCTTAATTATTGCAGACGACAAAAATTGAAAGTCATTACTATTGGTGGCGCAGGTGGGCAAAAAGATCCAACACAGATTAAAATTGCTGATTTGGCTAAAACCATTCAAGACCCTTTGGCAGCTAAATTACGAGAAAGATTGAAGAACGATTATAAATTGAATAAAGATAGTAAAGGTAAATATTCGATACCTTGTGTTTACTCAACAGAACAACTGACATATCCGGCGGAGAATGGACAAATCTGTTTTACGAAAAGTGAAGCGCATGGCACTAAAAAAATGGATTGTGAATCAGGTTTTGGCGCAGTGACGACTGTTACGGCAAGTTTTGGATTTGTTGCTGTTAGTTATGTACTGGACAAATTATCAAAAATTTAA
- a CDS encoding ACT domain-containing protein has translation MKTILTVIGKDQTGIIAGISQKLYELNINILDVSQTIMGEYFTMIMLLDLSKIDVSFDDVKNTLTQTGENLKVKVNIQREEIFDAMHRL, from the coding sequence ATGAAAACCATTTTAACTGTCATAGGAAAAGACCAGACCGGAATTATTGCTGGTATAAGTCAAAAATTATATGAATTAAATATTAATATTTTAGATGTATCTCAAACTATCATGGGTGAATATTTCACGATGATTATGTTACTCGATTTATCAAAAATCGATGTTTCATTTGATGATGTTAAAAATACTTTAACGCAAACAGGCGAAAATCTTAAAGTTAAAGTAAATATTCAACGCGAAGAGATATTTGATGCAATGCATCGTCTTTAA